The Deltaproteobacteria bacterium genomic interval GCCAGCCCCTCCCGTACGAGGCGCGACGACGCTCCGAGCTCGCGAACGAGCGCCTGCACCCGGACGGGCGCGCCCCGCTCGCGATGGAGCTGCGCGAGCGCGACGATCGAGCGCATGACGAACGCCTCCCGGGCCAGCGCCGCCTGCAGCGCGGGATGTGGCTCCGGCTTGCGCGAGGCATCGAGCGCATAGCAGAGGCGGCACCCGATCAGCGCGATGAACCAGGAGATGTAGATCCAGGTCAGCGTGATGGGAAGGACGGCCACCGAACCGTAGATGCGGTGGACCTGTACCATCCGACCCGACGCCCAGGCGAAGAGGAACTTCGCCACCTCCCAGGCGCTGCCGGCGACGAACGCGGCGAGCAGCGCCGAGCGCAGGCGGACGCGGGCGTTGGGGATCACCTTGTAGAGAAACGCAAGCGCCGCGTACGTGATGGCGATCGAGGAAAGCGCCGCCAGCACGTGCAACACCTCGCTGTGGTTCGGGTGGTTGTGCGCGCCGTGCGTCTCCTGCATCCGGGAGATGGTCCAGGTCACGTAGATGGAGAGCGTGAGGAAGATCGGCCCGAGCGTGAGGAAGGACCAGTACTTGAGCAATCGCTGGACGGGAGAGCGCGGCTTCCTTACCGCGTAGATGTGGTTGAACGCGCTCTCGATGTTCCAGAGCAGCGAGAGGACCGAGACGAGCAGCACCGCAAAGCCGATGGCGCCCAGCGTTTTCACCGTGGCCTTGCTGGTGAAGGTGGTCAGCGCGCCGGCAATGGCGGCGCCGGCACCGATGCCGAGCTGCGAATTGACGTAGCCCTGCACCCGGTCGTGGATCTGCGCCTCGCCCGTGAAGAGGTCGACGACGCTGTAGAGCACGGCGAGGAGCGGCACCAAGGCAAACAGGGTCAGATAGGTGAGCGCCGCCGCGCGCAGCGAGATGACCTCGCCCCGGAACCCGCGGCCGACGAGCACCAGCGCGCGGACGAGCCGCCGCACCGCCGGGAACGAGTGCGCCCGTTCACGAAACGCCAGGAAACGGGCTGTGAGGGGGCGGGTCAGTCGCCCACCTTCACCGCCGGCGGCTCCTGCGAACGGGCTTCTGCCGCCGCCGGTTGATCCGGACGCGTCTGCGAGCCGCGATTACCCTCACGCCGGCCGCCGTCGCGCCGTCCCTGGCCGCGCTGGGCCTGCTGCAGATCGGGGCGGCTCCACTTCGCGTGCAGATCGTACTGCTCGAGGTGGTACTGCGGCTGCGGGCGGACGGTGATGCTCTTGTTGAGCTTCATCATCAACAGGCGCATCGCTTCGCGCTCCGGCCCCTGCAGCAGCTTCGCCACATCGGGGTGGCAGGAGACCACCAACTGGTCCTCGCGGTGCTTGCCGGCGGCGCGCTGGACCTCGCGCATGATGTCGTACGCCATCGTCGTCTTGCTGCGGACGTGGCCGCGGCCGTCGCAGGTGGGGCAGATCTCGGTCGTCAGCCGGGTGATGCTCTCGCGGACGCGCTTGCGCGTCATCTCCACCAGGCCGATGTCGCTGATCTTGAGGACGTTCGTCTTCGCACGGTCGACGGCCAGCGCTTCCTGGAGGGTCTTGAACACCTTCTCCCGGTTGGCGCCTTTGTCCATGTCGATGAAGTCGATGATGATGATGCCGCCGATGTTGCGCAGGCGGAGCTGGTACACGATCTCCTTGGCCGCCTCGCAGTTGATCTTGGTGATGGTGTCCTCGAGCGACGCGCCGGCGCCCTTCTTGCCGACATAGCGTCCCGAGTTCACGTCGATGGCGACCAGCGCCTCCGTCTGGTCGATGATGATGTAGCCTCCGCTCTTCAGCCAGACCTTGCGGTTCTGCGCGCGGACCAGCTCCTGCTCGATGCCGAACTCGTCGAAGATGGGCTCCTCGCCGCCGTACAGCTCGATGCGCTCCTTCAGCTCGGGAGCCGCCTGCTCGACGAAGGCCCGCACCCGCTCGAACTCGGAACGGTCGTCGATCACCAGCTTCTCCACCTCGTCGGAGAAGAGGTCGCGGATGCTGCGCAGGATCAGGTCGAGGTCGGGGTGCACGCAGGCGGGAGCCTTCATCGACTCGCGCTTCTTGCCCACCTCGTTCCAGAGCCCGAGGAGGAACTTGATGTCCGCCGTCAGCTTTTCGCTCGGCTCGTTCTCGGCGACGGTGCGGACGATGAATCCGGTGCCCGGCGGCCGGTAGCGATCGACCAGCTCGCGCAGTCGCCGCCGCTCCTTCTCGTTCTCGATGCGGCGGGAGATGCCGACGTGATCGACTGTCGGCATGAAGACCAGGTGCCGGCCCGGAAGCGAGATGTGGCAGGTGATGCGGGCGCCCTTGGTGCCGATGGGGTCCTTCACCACCTGGACGAGGACCTCGTCGCCTTCCTTGAGCAGGTCCTGGATCTGCGCGCGGTGCTTGCCGTTGCCGTTGCGCTTGTCGCCGTTGCCGCCTCGGCGTTCCTGGCTCTGCCAGGGCTTGCCATTTTCCTGCCGGCGCTCGCCTTTTGGCTGCTCGGGACGCGCGCTCTCGCCCCCTCTGCGCCGACCGCGGCCTCCGCGGCGCCGCCCCCGTCTGCCTTCGCGCGCGGCTGGACGCTGTTCCGCAGGAAGCCCACGGGCTCCCGCTTCCGGTGGCGGAGTCGCCGCCTGTTGCTGCGCGGCCTCCGCAGCAGGCTCGCCGCCAGGCGGCGGTTCGGAGGCCTTGGCCTGCTCCGCCGCCAGCACCTCCTCCGCGGCAGCGTGTGCGGCGTCGGCCTCGTCCAGCTCCTCGTCGTCGTCCTCTTCTTCGTCGTCGAGTGCGTCGTCGGGATGCAGGTCGACGATGTCGGCGGGCTCCGCCGTCTGCGCACCGGCCGCGGCTTCCGCGGGAACAGGCTCCGGCGAGGGCGTGGCGACCTCGGCTGGCTCCTGCGTCGCCGGTGCAGGCGCCTCCTGCGCCGGCTCGGGGACCGCGGCCACTTCGGCGACGGACGGCGGGCTCTCGGCCGCTTGCGGAAGCGGCTCGTCGGACGGCTCGGGCAGGTCGTCGGCCTCGAGGGGATCGCCCTCGACGGCGCCTGCCTTGATGTCCATTTCCTCGGAGAAGCCGGGGAAGGTGGGGTCGGAAACGATGTCGCCGACGTAGAGGAAGGCTGCCTTGTCGAGGCCGATGTCGACGAACGCGGCCTGCATGCCGGGGAGCACCCGGACTACCCTTCCTTTATAGATGTTCCCGACTATTCCTTTCTCGTTCTTCCGCTCCAGGTAGTACTCAGAGATCGTCCCTTGCTCGATCAGCGCCACCCGGGTCTCCTGACCCGAGGCGTTGATCACGAGGATGTTGGACATCGAAAGATCCTTCTGGCGCGGTCGCGCGGATATCGCGCGACGGCGGCGGGGCGCCCGTGGGGCGCCGCTTCGTGAAACCGGAGAGTGAACCTGGCAGGGCCACCCAGCCTCGCTCATGGCGCCGGAAGCGTCGGAGGTGCGCGGCTGCGCGCCGCCCCCGCCGCCGAAGGCGCATTGAGGCTTCGGCGGCTGTAAAAACTACCACCGAAGCAGACAAGGCACAGGGTAGCATCCGGTTTCCCGAGTCGCAAGAACCGAGCGCGTGCAGGGCGGGATTTGCCACGGAAAAACAGCGGGGCGGCGCCCTGTCCTAGCGCGCCGCCCACCCCCCAAAGAAGGGTCGTTACGGGGAGTTGACGTTCCCCAGTGGCGCCACGGTTCAGCGCCTGTACGTCAGGGGATCGAGATCGTAGCGGCGCAGCCAGCGTTGAACCTGGGTGCGCGCCTTGCCCATCGCCTTGGCGACCGAGGTGACGTTGCCGCCGTGCTCACGGAGCAAGGAGACGATCTGCTCGCGACGTGCCCGGTCGTCGGCAGAAAGCTGAGCTTCCGACGGGCGGACAGGCGCGGCGGGCGCCGCGGTCACGGATGGCGGAAGATGTTCGAGCTCGACCACTCCATCCTCCGCGAGGACCGAGGCTCGGGAGAGACACTTCTCCAGCTCGCGGATGTTGCCGGGCCAGGAATGACGCAGCATCGCGCGACCCGCTTCGGGCGTGAACGTGAGCTTGCCGGCATCGATGCGCCGCAGCAGCCGGGAAAGCAGCAGGCCGAAGTCCTCTCGCCGCTCGCGCAGCGGCGAGAGGTTCACGGTGAACCCGCACAACCGCATCAACAGATCGTTGCGGAACTTTTCCTGCGCGACCAGGCCCGGCAGGTCGCGATGCGTCGCGGCGATGACACGCACGTCCACCTTGGTGGGCCGGGTTCCACCGACCGGCATCACCTCTTCCTCCTGCAGTACGCGCAGGAGCGTCGCTTGCGCCGGCAGCGGAAGGTCGCCGATCTCATCGAGCAGCAGCGTCCCGCCCTCCGCGCTGCGGATCAGTCCCGGGCGGTCTTCCATGGCGCCGGAGAAGGCGCCCTTGCGGTAGCCGAACATCTCCGATTCCACGAGCGTCGCTGGCAGGGCGCCGCAGTTCACTGGAAGGAACGGACCGGAGCGGCCGGAGAGTTGGTGGATCGCCGACGCGATGACCTCCTTGCCGGTACCGGTTTCCCCCTGCAGGAGCACCGGGAGGCGAGACTTCGCGACGGTGCGGACGCGCTCGAGCTCGTTGGCGAACGAGGGGACAAGGCTTTCCAGGCCTGGGGTCGGCGTTTCCAGTGCCGTCGCCTCGAGCACGTTTCCGGCCTGCGGCAATGCGGTGCGGAAGATGAAAAAGGTCTGCCCCGCCTCGATCAGTGCGCCATCCGCGATTCCGATCCGATCGACGCGCGAACCATCCAGCAAGGTCCCGTTGCGGGACTTGAGATCTTCGAGCACCCACTCGCCCAGCACGCGCGAGATGCGCAGATGCTGGCCGGAGACGCGTACGTCGGGGACGTCGACCCGGAGGGCGGACTGCTCGGCGCGGACCGCGAGCGCCGACCCACGGCCGACCGTCACTTCGTCGGCGCGGCCGAGGCAGATCCGCGCGGCGCCCTCGAGCGGGCGGTCGCACCGCAGCGCGACGAACAAGTAGGGAGCGTCGCCTCGCCGCGGTTTGGCGACGTGGTTTCCGGTCTGGGTCCCGGGGCGCGTGCGATCCACGGCGCCAGTCTGCCAGAATCAGCGGCGAACAGCTTGCCGCCGGCGGTGCACGCCGTCAGGCAAGCAGCGCCGGCAGAGCGGCCTGGAGCCACACGTCCGCAGCGCCGTGCGCGACCATCGCGCCCTCCAGCCCGCGTCGCTTGAACATCCAGCCGAACACGACGCCGGCGATCCCGTTGCCGAGCAGCACGTGGGCGATCACGGCGCCGGTGATCGGAATCCGCGCGAACGCAACCGAAGGCAGATGGAGCGCGCCAAAGAGCAACGCCGCGGTCACGTTGCTTGGCCAGAAGGGCGCGCGCACGCCGATGCGTCGCGCCAATGCAAAGAGCGCGGTGAGCACGCCCCACCGCAGCAGCGTCTCCTCGACGATTCCGCCGTAGAACGCGCTGCTCGCGCGGGTCCAGAAACCCGCGGGCACGGGGTGCGACAGTCCCTCCGGCACGGAGGAGCGCAGCATCAGCGCAATCGCGGTGACGGCGATCGCGGTGACGCTGCCCACAGCAGCCGCCTCGATGGCCACGCTGCTGAAAGCGGACGGACGCTGGCGGCGCTCGGCGAAGGCGCGCAGCCAGGGAGCATCGAGACCCGCGCGCGGCGCAAAGCGCACGCCCGCGTATGCGGCCAGCGCGCAGAGCACGAGCGCCTGTACACCTTGGAGCGCCAGCAGCGCGGCCGGAGACATGGGCGGGTGTACTGCGCGGATTTCGGCGAGCAAGAACGGCGAGGCCAGAGCGATGCCGGCGGCGCAGAGCGCGACGAGGAGCGCCCAGGTGCGGTTCACGCGGCCGGCGTCCCGAAGATCGCGTTCTCGCGAACGATGCGCGCCACGCCGGGCCGGGTCAGCTCGGCGCCGAAGAGCGCGGAGAGGAGCTCCGAAGGACGCGCCACCGCCTCGTTCTCGCCGGCGCGCAGCGTGAACCGGATCTCGCGCGTACCCGCAGCCACCAGAGAGTCCAGGGACTTCTTCAGATCGACGCGCACCGGCTCCTTGCCCTCGCGTTCGCGAAGCACCAGGGCCTCTCCCGCAACGGCGAACTCCGCCAGCCGCGCCGCCGCGTCCGGCAAGCCTTCGGGAAGCTCGACCCGATACTCGAGCCCGCGGATGGTGCGCGAGAGGGATTCCCCCCCGGGCCGCAGCGCCTCGCATTCGAGGATCCGGAATCCTTCGGGCAGGTTCTGGCGGACGCGCCGGGCGACGTCCGCCGGCTCCTGCATGCCGAACAGCTCCAGATCGAGGTACTCGGCACGGCTTTCCGTCCCCACGGGACACGCCGGCCCGAAACTGACCTTCGGTTTCGGGTGGAACCCTTGCGAATGCGGGATCGACAGCTTCGCGCGCCGGAACGTGCGCAAGAGCGCCGTCATCGTCTCCAGATGACTGAGGGCGACCGCCACGCCCTCCTTCCCGTAGCGCAAGCGCAGGAACGTCCGCTCCGCCGGGAGCGCTTCCGGCGCGCTCGCGGGCTGCCGCCGGTAATCACCCGGGTGATACACGATGGTATCCACCACCTCGTAGTCGCAGGCGCCGCAGGCGGTGCAGATTTCCTCGCCGTACGCGCAGTCGGGTACCTGCGCCTCGCGCAATGCCCCCACCCGCGCCTTCCACAGGTACGGCTTGGTCACCTCGCAGTCGATGTGATCGAAGGGCAGCGTCTCGCGCTCGCCCTTCTCGCGGTGGGCGAAGAAGCGCAGCCCGACTCCATGACGGCGCTCCGTCTCGGCAAACGCTTCCTGCCAGACGTCGAGATTGAAGTGCTCGGTCCAGCCGTCGAGGCGCTGTCCGCGTCGGTACGCGTGCAACACCGCGGTCGCGAGCCGCCGATCGCCCAGCGCCAGAGCGCCTTCCAGAGCGCTCTGCCTCGCATCGTGCGGCTTCACGTGCAGGTCGCGGTAGCCGCGCCCGAGCCGCCGCAGCTCCTCGCGCAAGAGCGCGTGCTTCCGCTGCGTCTCCTCCAGCGGGATCATCGGATCCCACTGGAACGGCGTGAACGGCTTGGGACAGAAGGTGGAGACGCCGACGTTGATCTCCGCCCGCGGGTTCGACTTCTTTCCCCGGCGAAGCGCGTCGGCCGACAGCTTCACGATCGCGCGCACGTCCTCGTCGCGCTCCGCCGGCAGCCCGATCATGAAGTAGAACTTCACCAGGTCCCAGCCCGCGCCGAACACCGTGTCCACCGCGTGGAGCAGGTCCTTCTCCGCGTTGCCCTTGTTGATCACCCGCCGCATCCGCTCGGTGGCCGCCTCGGGTGCAACCGTGAATCCGCTCTTGCGCACGCGCTTGATCTGCGAGGCGAGCTTCTCGGACATCGTCTCGGTACGGAGGCTGGGGAGCGAGATGCCGATGTTCTCTGGCCCCAGCTCGTCGAAGAAATCCTCCAGCACGCCGTCGATGCAGGAGTAGTCTCCCGCGCTGAGCGAGAGGAACCCGACCTCTTCGTATCCCGTCGCTTCCAGGCCCTGCTCGGCGATGCGGCGGACGTCGTTCGGGTCGCGCTGCCGCGTCGGCCGCGTGATCATTCCCACCTGGCAGAAGCGGCAGCCCCGCGTGCAGCCGCGCTGGATCTCCAGCGGCAGCCGGTCGTGCACCGTCTGCATGAAGGGCACGATCGGCTTTTCCGCCTGCGGGACGAGGTTCAGATCCGGGATGACGCGGCGGACGATGTTGTCGTATCCGGGCTTCAGCGGCTCGTACGCGCGTAACGTGCCGTCGCCGTTGTAGTGGGGACGAAACAGCGAGGGAACGTAGACGCCGGAGATTTCGGCGAGCAGCCAGAGCAGGTCTTCGCGGGAACCGCGCCCGCGCTTCCAGTCGGCCATCGCGTCGCTGATCTCATGCACCACCTCTTCGCCTTCCCCAATCACGAAGGCGTCGAAGAAGTCCGCGACGGGCTCCGGATTGTAGGTGCACGGGCCGCCGCCCAGGATCAGCGGGTCCTCCCGCTCCCGATCCCTCGCGTGCAGCGCGATGCCGCCCAGTTCGAGCATCGCGAGCACCGTGGTGTAGCAGAGCTCGAACTGCAGGGTGAACCCGACCACGTCGAAGGCGCCGAGCGGCGCGCGGCTTTCGATGGAGAACAGCGGTTGCCG includes:
- a CDS encoding CPBP family intramembrane metalloprotease; this translates as MNRTWALLVALCAAGIALASPFLLAEIRAVHPPMSPAALLALQGVQALVLCALAAYAGVRFAPRAGLDAPWLRAFAERRQRPSAFSSVAIEAAAVGSVTAIAVTAIALMLRSSVPEGLSHPVPAGFWTRASSAFYGGIVEETLLRWGVLTALFALARRIGVRAPFWPSNVTAALLFGALHLPSVAFARIPITGAVIAHVLLGNGIAGVVFGWMFKRRGLEGAMVAHGAADVWLQAALPALLA
- a CDS encoding Rne/Rng family ribonuclease; translation: MSNILVINASGQETRVALIEQGTISEYYLERKNEKGIVGNIYKGRVVRVLPGMQAAFVDIGLDKAAFLYVGDIVSDPTFPGFSEEMDIKAGAVEGDPLEADDLPEPSDEPLPQAAESPPSVAEVAAVPEPAQEAPAPATQEPAEVATPSPEPVPAEAAAGAQTAEPADIVDLHPDDALDDEEEDDDEELDEADAAHAAAEEVLAAEQAKASEPPPGGEPAAEAAQQQAATPPPEAGARGLPAEQRPAAREGRRGRRRGGRGRRRGGESARPEQPKGERRQENGKPWQSQERRGGNGDKRNGNGKHRAQIQDLLKEGDEVLVQVVKDPIGTKGARITCHISLPGRHLVFMPTVDHVGISRRIENEKERRRLRELVDRYRPPGTGFIVRTVAENEPSEKLTADIKFLLGLWNEVGKKRESMKAPACVHPDLDLILRSIRDLFSDEVEKLVIDDRSEFERVRAFVEQAAPELKERIELYGGEEPIFDEFGIEQELVRAQNRKVWLKSGGYIIIDQTEALVAIDVNSGRYVGKKGAGASLEDTITKINCEAAKEIVYQLRLRNIGGIIIIDFIDMDKGANREKVFKTLQEALAVDRAKTNVLKISDIGLVEMTRKRVRESITRLTTEICPTCDGRGHVRSKTTMAYDIMREVQRAAGKHREDQLVVSCHPDVAKLLQGPEREAMRLLMMKLNKSITVRPQPQYHLEQYDLHAKWSRPDLQQAQRGQGRRDGGRREGNRGSQTRPDQPAAAEARSQEPPAVKVGD
- a CDS encoding FHA domain-containing protein, which translates into the protein MDRTRPGTQTGNHVAKPRRGDAPYLFVALRCDRPLEGAARICLGRADEVTVGRGSALAVRAEQSALRVDVPDVRVSGQHLRISRVLGEWVLEDLKSRNGTLLDGSRVDRIGIADGALIEAGQTFFIFRTALPQAGNVLEATALETPTPGLESLVPSFANELERVRTVAKSRLPVLLQGETGTGKEVIASAIHQLSGRSGPFLPVNCGALPATLVESEMFGYRKGAFSGAMEDRPGLIRSAEGGTLLLDEIGDLPLPAQATLLRVLQEEEVMPVGGTRPTKVDVRVIAATHRDLPGLVAQEKFRNDLLMRLCGFTVNLSPLRERREDFGLLLSRLLRRIDAGKLTFTPEAGRAMLRHSWPGNIRELEKCLSRASVLAEDGVVELEHLPPSVTAAPAAPVRPSEAQLSADDRARREQIVSLLREHGGNVTSVAKAMGKARTQVQRWLRRYDLDPLTYRR
- a CDS encoding TIGR03960 family B12-binding radical SAM protein, translated to MQLPVLDRLILSAQRPSRYAGGELNAVRKDLAAARVKWALAFPDTYEVGMSNVGFRLLYHALNERPDVACERVFMPWPDMERALKAERQPLFSIESRAPLGAFDVVGFTLQFELCYTTVLAMLELGGIALHARDREREDPLILGGGPCTYNPEPVADFFDAFVIGEGEEVVHEISDAMADWKRGRGSREDLLWLLAEISGVYVPSLFRPHYNGDGTLRAYEPLKPGYDNIVRRVIPDLNLVPQAEKPIVPFMQTVHDRLPLEIQRGCTRGCRFCQVGMITRPTRQRDPNDVRRIAEQGLEATGYEEVGFLSLSAGDYSCIDGVLEDFFDELGPENIGISLPSLRTETMSEKLASQIKRVRKSGFTVAPEAATERMRRVINKGNAEKDLLHAVDTVFGAGWDLVKFYFMIGLPAERDEDVRAIVKLSADALRRGKKSNPRAEINVGVSTFCPKPFTPFQWDPMIPLEETQRKHALLREELRRLGRGYRDLHVKPHDARQSALEGALALGDRRLATAVLHAYRRGQRLDGWTEHFNLDVWQEAFAETERRHGVGLRFFAHREKGERETLPFDHIDCEVTKPYLWKARVGALREAQVPDCAYGEEICTACGACDYEVVDTIVYHPGDYRRQPASAPEALPAERTFLRLRYGKEGVAVALSHLETMTALLRTFRRAKLSIPHSQGFHPKPKVSFGPACPVGTESRAEYLDLELFGMQEPADVARRVRQNLPEGFRILECEALRPGGESLSRTIRGLEYRVELPEGLPDAAARLAEFAVAGEALVLREREGKEPVRVDLKKSLDSLVAAGTREIRFTLRAGENEAVARPSELLSALFGAELTRPGVARIVRENAIFGTPAA
- a CDS encoding YihY/virulence factor BrkB family protein gives rise to the protein MRRLVRALVLVGRGFRGEVISLRAAALTYLTLFALVPLLAVLYSVVDLFTGEAQIHDRVQGYVNSQLGIGAGAAIAGALTTFTSKATVKTLGAIGFAVLLVSVLSLLWNIESAFNHIYAVRKPRSPVQRLLKYWSFLTLGPIFLTLSIYVTWTISRMQETHGAHNHPNHSEVLHVLAALSSIAITYAALAFLYKVIPNARVRLRSALLAAFVAGSAWEVAKFLFAWASGRMVQVHRIYGSVAVLPITLTWIYISWFIALIGCRLCYALDASRKPEPHPALQAALAREAFVMRSIVALAQLHRERGAPVRVQALVRELGASSRLVREGLAALADAGLAVEAKQGGWLLSRDPSRITLAEVRAAGRASLRFPAQNIEDEVGLAIQRSLTRADGAAAAALGESLESLVRLFEAAPVEGVSTPEPRPLGVGQSAHKPA